The following are encoded together in the Populus trichocarpa isolate Nisqually-1 chromosome 5, P.trichocarpa_v4.1, whole genome shotgun sequence genome:
- the LOC7480472 gene encoding pentatricopeptide repeat-containing protein At2g17670, with protein sequence MGKFPPSFRSAISSTSLIKNTPSQQQQQPHYFPKKLTKKNSPKPHETETPPPHKSLFKTSSLNEAKSLFNSFISTTKAPLLDNLRLHNSFLQSYTSISTLDDSISLLDHMVKTLPSLSPDRSTYHVLLSQSCREPDSSLSSAQKVLNLMINKGFKPNQFTVDVAIRSLCSAGRVDDAILLVKEFSSKHSKPDTFTYNFLVKCLCKSRIFNSVYSFIDEMKSSFDIKPDLVTYTILIDNVCNAKNIREADRLVAVLKECGLKPDAFLYNTIMKGYCLLNKGIEAVRIYKQMKEEGVEPDLVTYNTLIFGLSKCGRVSEAKKLLKIMVESGHFPDAVTYTSLMNGMCREGDVLGAAALLEEMELKGCSPNSCTYNTLLHGFCKGRRLNKGVELYGVIKKGGMKLETASYATFVRALCREGRVAEAYEVFDYAVESKSLTDVAAYTTLESTLKWLKKAREQGLAV encoded by the coding sequence ATGGGAAAATTCCCACCTTCATTCCGTTCTGCAATCTCATCGACATCACTCATCAAGAACACACCCtctcagcagcagcaacaacccCATTACTTTCCCAAGAAACTCACCAAGAAAAATTCCCCAAAACCCCATGAAACTGAAACCCCACCACCTCACAAATCACTCTTTAAAACCTCATCTCTAAATGAAGCTAAAAGTCTCTTCAATTCCTTCATTTCAACTACAAAAGCCCCGCTACTAGACAACCTTCGTTTACACAACTCTTTCCTTCAATCCTACACTTCAATCTCCACCCTCGATGATTCCATTTCTCTTCTTGATCACATGGTCAAGACCCTCCCTTCCTTATCCCCTGACCGATCCACTTACCATGTTTTGCTTTCACAGTCTTGCAGAGAACCTGATAGTTCTCTATCTTCTGCTCAGAAAGTTTTGAACTTGATGATTAATAAGGGGTTTAAGCCTAATCAATTTACTGTTGATGTCGCGATTAGGTCTCTGTGCTCTGCTGGGAGAGTAGATGATGCTATTTTATTGGTAAAGGAATTTTCTTCGAAGCATTCAAAGCCTGATACTTTTACttataattttcttgttaagTGTTTATGTAAGAGTAGGATTTTCAACAGTGTTTATAGTTTCATTGATGAAATGAAGAGTAGTTTTGATATAAAGCCTGATCTTGTTACTTATACCATATTGATTGATAATGTTTGTAATGCAAAAAATATTCGTGAGGCTGATAGATTGGTGGCTGTGTTAAAGGAATGTGGGCTAAAGCCAGATGCTTTTTTGTACAATACGATTATGAAAGGTTACTGTTTGTTGAATAAAGGTATTGAGGCTGTTAGGATTTATAAACAGATGAAAGAGGAAGGAGTGGAGCCTGATCTTGTTACATATAATACGTTGATTTTTGGGTTGTCAAAGTGCGGGAGAGTTAGTGAAGCTAAGAAgcttttgaaaattatggttgaaTCAGGCCATTTTCCTGATGCAGTTACATACACATCATTGATGAATGGGATGTGTAGAGAAGGGGATGTATTGGGTGCGGCGGCATTGTTGGAggagatggaattgaaaggaTGTAGTCCAAATTCGTGTACTTATAATACTTTGCTTCATGGGTTTTGCAAAGGGAGAAGGTTGAATAAGGGTGTTGAATTGTATGGGGTGATAAAAAAGGGTGGTATGAAGCTTGAGACAGCTTCTTATGCTACGTTTGTGAGAGCTCTTTGCAGGGAGGGTAGAGTTGCAGAAGCTTATGAGGTATTTGACTATGCAGTAGAGAGTAAGAGTTTAACTGATGTAGCTGCTTACACTACATTGGAGAGTACACTGAAGTGGTTGAAGAAAGCGCGAGAGCAAGGTCTTGCTGTATAG